The following DNA comes from Microbacterium wangchenii.
TGTGGTTCGCGCCACGGCGGCCCTCGAGCGGATGGGCGGCGACCAACAAGGCGCGGGTCGCCCGGCTGGAGGAGGCCGGACTGCTCGCCGAGGCCGGTATCCGTGCGATCGCGGTCGCTCAGGCGAACGGCTCGTGGAGCGTCCTGGACAACGCCGAGGCCCTGCGCGAGCCCGACGACCTTGCGGCGGCACTGGATGCGGCACCCGACGCGCGCGCGGCGTGGGACGCGTTCCCGCCCTCGACCCGGAAGCTCGGCATCACGAACGTCGACACGGCGCGCCGACCGGAGACGCGCGCCGCACGCATCGCGAAACTGGTGGCGGACGCCGCAGAAGGACGAAGGCCCTGATGGATGACCGCACGCTCCTCCTGCTCGTGGCGCTGGTGACGGTGTCGGGATCCCTCGTGGTCGTGATCCTGCAGTTCGTCCGCTTCCGCCGCCGCGACCGCGACTGACCCGCCGCGCCGCGCGTTCGCCGAAAGTGCACCGACCCGGCGAGAGTGCACCGGATCCGGTACGGATTCGCCGAGGTGATGCACTCTCGGCGGACCGGGGCGAGGGCGGGCGGCTACTGGGGCTGGAGGCCGAGGTCGTCGAGGTCTATCGCGGCGAGCCACTGCAGGCCCTCCGCCTCGACGGCGGCCTGGGCGCCGGTCTTCCGGTCGACGATCACGGCCACCGCGACCACGTCGGCGCCTTCGCGCCGCAGCGCTTCGACGGCCTTGAGCGCCGACTGGCCCGTCGTTGAAGTGTCTTCGACGACGACGACCCGCTTGCCCGCGACATCCGCGCCCTCGATCTGGCGCCCACGGCCGTGGTCCTTGGGCTCCTTGCGCACGACGAACGCGTCCAGGGGCCGCCCGGCGCGCACCGACTCGTGCAGGACGGCGTTGGCGATGGGGTCGGCACCGAGCGTCAGCCCGCCCACCGCGGCGACGCCGTCGAGGTCGCGGATGAGGTCGAGCATGATGCGTCCGATCGCGGGCGCGGCGCGGTGGTCGAGCGTGAGCTTGCGCATGTCGACGTAGTACGTCGCCTTCTTGCCGCTGGAGAGCGTGAAATCGCCGTGGAAGACCGCCTCGTCCGAGATGAGCCGGATCAGGTCCTGGCGGTCGGCTTCGAGCTCGGGCGTGGAGGCGGCGGTCATGCCCCCGAGTCTATTCAGCCCCCACCCGCGCCCGCGCTCGCGCGTCGGCGGCCGACCCTAGGCTGGAGGCATGCGCCTGGCCACCTGGAACGTCAACTCGATC
Coding sequences within:
- the pyrE gene encoding orotate phosphoribosyltransferase; translation: MTAASTPELEADRQDLIRLISDEAVFHGDFTLSSGKKATYYVDMRKLTLDHRAAPAIGRIMLDLIRDLDGVAAVGGLTLGADPIANAVLHESVRAGRPLDAFVVRKEPKDHGRGRQIEGADVAGKRVVVVEDTSTTGQSALKAVEALRREGADVVAVAVIVDRKTGAQAAVEAEGLQWLAAIDLDDLGLQPQ
- a CDS encoding YdeI/OmpD-associated family protein is translated as MGALEEGERVEARDADAWRAWLAENHATSKGAWLIRPRPGSGLELVAYEDAILHALCFGWIDGPVRTFDEMRGGLWFAPRRPSSGWAATNKARVARLEEAGLLAEAGIRAIAVAQANGSWSVLDNAEALREPDDLAAALDAAPDARAAWDAFPPSTRKLGITNVDTARRPETRAARIAKLVADAAEGRRP